The following coding sequences are from one Epinephelus fuscoguttatus linkage group LG7, E.fuscoguttatus.final_Chr_v1 window:
- the LOC125891293 gene encoding galactose-specific lectin nattectin-like produces the protein MASSLHFIAVLCLTIGLWTGASAQCGDCCEPCKTCPSGWTQFQDHCYIYHHASKDWADAEVSCIADGGNLATVQKPDVQAFVKKLINTATNKDDQTWVGATDSSKEGVWMWNDGSPFTGKGFWGKGQPDNAGKREHCLELNYRGAPNDVPCHLKRPYVCGKRL, from the exons ATGGCATCAAGCCTTCATTTCATTGCGGTCCTCTGTCTGACCATTGGACTGTGGACTGGAGCAAGT GCGCAGTGTGGAG ACTGCTGTGAGCCTTGTAAGACCTGCCCTTCTGGTTGGACTCAGTTTCAAGATCACTGTTACATTTACCACCATGCTTCAAAGGACTGGGCTGATGCCGAG GTTTCCTGCATTGCTGATGGTGGGAATCTGGCAACAGTCCAGAAACCAGATGTTCAAGCATTTGTCAAAAAGCTCATCAACACTGCAACTAACAAAGATGATCAAACTTGGGTTGGAGCTACTGACTCATCAAAG GagggtgtgtggatgtggaaCGATGGTTCCCCTTTTACTGGCAAGGGTTTTTGGGGTAAAGGGCAGCCCGACAACGCTGGCAAGAGGGAACACTGCTTGGAGCTGAACTACCGCG GTGCTCCCAACGATGTCCCTTGTCATCTGAAGAGACCTTATGTTTGTGGCAAGCGCCTGTGA